The following proteins are encoded in a genomic region of Sulfurovum indicum:
- a CDS encoding universal stress protein — protein sequence MKKVKRILVGIDIFEKPDSVLKRALMVAEENKAALFVVHAVQTPLFSIPSYFGGKEVNIDTKGITKKIEKKIHSLNKNRQISYAVLVKEGDPGDIILYESKLIHADMIVIGASRKNKKKYLGATAEKVAHQSHLPVLIVKNSVKRPYQNIVAPTDLQTQSKQSILFAKSIFPSAKIKVVNSSEVIYVDGPYTVVGSDFEAYNRKARISAEKDLKNFIKDLSLKKGEVIDGKGSSKEVLLEYINKKSYDLVVVGSRGTSGFKALLGSMASSILRETSTDVLVYVP from the coding sequence ATGAAAAAGGTAAAAAGAATTCTTGTAGGTATTGACATTTTTGAAAAACCAGACAGTGTTTTAAAACGGGCATTGATGGTGGCAGAAGAAAATAAGGCAGCATTGTTCGTCGTTCATGCTGTACAGACTCCCCTCTTCTCGATTCCAAGCTATTTTGGAGGCAAGGAGGTCAACATCGATACCAAAGGGATCACAAAAAAAATAGAAAAAAAGATACACTCCTTGAACAAAAACAGGCAAATATCTTATGCTGTTTTGGTAAAAGAAGGAGATCCCGGTGATATTATTCTTTATGAGTCCAAACTGATCCATGCAGATATGATTGTCATAGGCGCAAGTAGAAAAAATAAAAAAAAATACCTGGGTGCAACAGCCGAAAAGGTAGCACACCAGAGTCATTTACCCGTACTGATCGTCAAGAACAGCGTTAAAAGGCCGTATCAGAACATTGTGGCACCGACTGACCTGCAGACACAGTCAAAACAGAGCATACTTTTTGCAAAAAGCATCTTTCCTTCAGCAAAGATCAAAGTCGTCAACAGCTCCGAAGTAATTTATGTAGACGGGCCATACACTGTAGTCGGATCCGATTTCGAAGCATATAATCGAAAAGCAAGGATCAGCGCGGAAAAAGATCTAAAAAACTTCATCAAAGACCTTTCCCTTAAAAAAGGTGAGGTCATTGATGGAAAAGGAAGCAGTAAAGAAGTACTGCTTGAGTATATCAACAAAAAGTCTTACGATCTTGTCGTAGTAGGTTCACGGGGTACTTCCGGCTTTAAAGCTTTGCTTGGAAGCATGGCATCTTCCATCTTGAGGGAGACATCAACCGATGTACTCGTATATGTTCCATAG